A single Nicotiana tabacum cultivar K326 chromosome 5, ASM71507v2, whole genome shotgun sequence DNA region contains:
- the LOC142180946 gene encoding putative mitochondrial protein AtMg00820 produces the protein MQEELHQFERNKVGHLVPRPSNRTIIGTRWVFRNELDEHGNATRNKARLAVQGFNQEEGIEHDETFVPVTHMEAIRIHIAFVSHMEFTLFQMDVKSAFRNNFLKEEVYIKLPPGF, from the coding sequence ATGCAAGAGGAACtacatcaatttgaaagaaacaaggtagggcacctggtacctagaccctcaAACAGAACCATCATAgggaccaggtgggtattcaggaatgAGCTGGATGAACATGGAAATGCTACAAGGAATAAAGCAAGGCTTGCTGTCCAAGGATtcaatcaggaggaagggatcGAACATGATGAGACTTTTGTCCCAGTAACTCACATGGAAGCTATTAGGATCCACATTGCCTTTGTTtcacatatggaattcaccttaTTCCAAATGGATGTGAAGAGTGCCTTCCGGAATAATTTTCTCAAAGAAGAAGTCTATATCAAGCTACCTCCAGGCTTTTGA